The following is a genomic window from Chloracidobacterium sp..
AACGTCTCGGCCATCGGTTTTTGAAAGTGGATCATCGTGTAGGGAACTGTCATTGCAAGTATCGAATAAAGCCCTAGAGACGGTTTGAGGCTGTGAACGAGAAAGCCGCGAAAAAAGAATTCGAGGCCGAAGAATTGCAGGAAATAGACGGCCTCCCAGACGATCAAGATCGTGCCGGTATAAGGCGCGTCATTGTATATCTTCAGAAACGGATACTTTGCGGCAAATGCTCCCGTCAGCGACATAAGGAAGATCAGTGGCAGCATTATTGCGATACACACTGCGAGCAGCTTGAGGAATCCGGGTTCGACCCTTGCGGCGATACCGACCTCACTGAGCTTTCGTTTTTGAATGAAGCGCACGAACAAGGCCGGAACTATGAAATAGAATGTTACAGAGACAGTTACCCACCAAATAAGCGCGTAAAGATTGTTGTCTCTCGAATAAAACGCCGCGTCGCCGATATTTGAGAAAGGCGTGTGCGCGAGAATTGCACGCAGGTACGCGGGATCTTTGAGATAGGTGATACAAGTAAGGCCGACCGCCGCATAAACGAGCGCAAAACTCGCCCGCTTGTCGAGTGAACTCAGGTCGGCCTTTATATGCCTCAGAACTTCAAGCATAAAGAGCCTATTTTGCGAGGAGTTGAAGTGCCGCACGGAGCAGCTTTTGGACAGATATCTCCGTACCGCCCTTTACGGCCTGCTGCAAGGCCTTTTCGGCGGCCGTGCGTTGATAGCCGAGATTAACGAGGGCCGACAGAGCGTCGTCAAAGGCCTTGCCGCCTTCCGTATCCGAAATCCCTGCCGCCGGACGTGCGTCGCGGCCAATCTCAGCAAGTTTGTCGCGAAGTTCGAGGACGAGCCGCTCCGCCGTCTTTTTTCCGACACCCGGGATCGATGTAAGCCGAGCGAAATTGTCGGTTCTGATAGCATGAGCCAGATCCTCGGCACTGACGCCGGAAAGGATCGTGATCGCAAGCTTCGGGCCGACTCCCTGCACAGAAATGAGCCGCAGGAAAAGATCGCGTTCGCTTGCCGTACTAAAGCCGAACAGCACTATCGCATCTTCGCGAACATGAGTATGGATGCGAAGCGAAACACGGCTGCCTGCCTCGCCAAGTTCATAGAAGGTCGAAAGCGGCACCGACACCTCATAGCCTACGCCCGCGACATCAACAACGATGGCATCGGTCGTTTTCTCGATAATTTTTCCGCTGAGGTGTGCGATCATTGTTTCATACTTGAAACGTGATTGTACGGCAATTTATGTCAGTCGGCAAATCGGATAGGCTGCCGCTTGCGGCAAAGGCGAAAATACGAATATCAAAGAAAAAATGAACGGTAAGAA
Proteins encoded in this region:
- a CDS encoding CPBP family intramembrane metalloprotease — translated: MLEVLRHIKADLSSLDKRASFALVYAAVGLTCITYLKDPAYLRAILAHTPFSNIGDAAFYSRDNNLYALIWWVTVSVTFYFIVPALFVRFIQKRKLSEVGIAARVEPGFLKLLAVCIAIMLPLIFLMSLTGAFAAKYPFLKIYNDAPYTGTILIVWEAVYFLQFFGLEFFFRGFLVHSLKPSLGLYSILAMTVPYTMIHFQKPMAETFAAVFAGLFLGWISYRNGTIWLGLVLHCTVAFSMDILALYNKGLLF
- the ruvA gene encoding Holliday junction branch migration protein RuvA; amino-acid sequence: MIAHLSGKIIEKTTDAIVVDVAGVGYEVSVPLSTFYELGEAGSRVSLRIHTHVREDAIVLFGFSTASERDLFLRLISVQGVGPKLAITILSGVSAEDLAHAIRTDNFARLTSIPGVGKKTAERLVLELRDKLAEIGRDARPAAGISDTEGGKAFDDALSALVNLGYQRTAAEKALQQAVKGGTEISVQKLLRAALQLLAK